Genomic window (Actinomycetota bacterium):
GCCCGTGATGAAGAAGAGGGAGCTCTTCCCGCCCCCCTCGGCGTGGAAGTCGCGCAGGGTGTCGATCGTGTAGGTCGGACCCTCGCGCTCGATCTCCGAGCGCGCCACCCGGAACGCGGCGTTCGAGGCGGTGGCCAGGCGGGTCATCTCATAGCGCCGCTCGGCTCCCGTGACCTCGCGGTCGCGCTTCTGCCAGGGAGCGCCGGTGGGTACGAACACCACCTCGTCCAGCGCGAAGGCGTGGAGGGCCTCCTCTGCGCAGACGAGGTGGCCGAGGTGGATCGGGTCGAAGGTGCCGCCCATGATGCCGACGCGGCCCGTCATCGCCCCGAGTGTAGTGGCGGTCCCGCGCTCCGTCAGGGAGCCGGCGATCACGCCAGCTGCTCTACGAACGTGGCGAGCTGGCGCAGGTTGCGGCACTCGTACACGCCGTCGCAGTGCTCGGCGTACGCACCGATCACCGAGTCCCCGGTATCCCAGTGGCGGCGGGCCTCCGGGTTCAACCACCAGACCCGCTTCGCGCGCTCGGCGACCGACTTCATGACCCAGGCCTGGGGGTTGCGGTAGTTCGACCTCGCGTCTCCGAGTACCACCACGTGGCTGCGGTCGGTCACGGCCTCGAGGTAGCGGCGGTGGAACTCGACGAGGGCGTGGCCGTAGTCGGAGTGGCCGTCGAGCCAGACGACGTCGGCCGTCTGCAGGGCGCGCGGGATGGCGTCGGAGGGGTCCGAGGCTTTGAGCATCTCGGTCACCTCGTCCACGGTGTCCACGAACAGGAACGAGCGTATGCGGGGGAACTGGACCTGGAGGCTCGCCACGAGGAGCAGGGTGAACCTGGTGAAGGCGGCCACCGATCCCGACACGTCGCACAGCAGGACCAGCTCGGGCCGGGAAGGAGACCTGACCTTGAAGCGCGGGTCGATCATCACGCCGCCCGTGGAGAGCGACCGCCTGAACGTCCTGCGCATGTCCAGACGCCCGCGCGCCCCCTGCTTGCGCAGCTTGGCGAGACGCGTGGACAGACGACGAGCCAGGTTCACTACCGCCCGGCGCACCTCGGCCACCTCGTCCGATGTGATCGTGGCGAAGTCGCGTTCGGGCAGGGGGACGCGAAGGAGCCGGTCCGCCACCTCTGTGGGACCCCTCTCCGCCACCATCCGCCTGCGGACCTCCTGCTCGAGGATCCGTCGGAGACGCTCCACCCGCGAGCGCGCGGCGACCGTCCGGACGGCCGCGTCGAGGGGGTCGCCGGCTTCGTCGTCGGTCAACCTGGCCAGCAGGCGGTCGATGTCCAGGAACCGGACGGCGCGGTAGAGCAGGAACCCCCCCGCGGCCTGATCGGAGAGCCGGTCCAGCAGGGCCCGGGCCAGACGGCGCAGCTCCGCGTCGGTCCCCTCCCCCAGCTCCCGGACGAACGCCTCTATCAGATCGGCGTCGTCCAGGTCCTCCGGGTCGGCCCCCCGGACGTCCAGCGCCACGTCTCCCGACGGTGAGAAGAAGAGGTCGAAGAGCGCCGAGAACACGTCGAGGTGCTCGGGAGCCCGGCACATGGCGGCCCCGAGGGCGGCCTTGAACTGGGTCCGGTCGGAGAAGTCGATGTGGCTCAGGGCCTCGGCGGCCACGAGCATCTC
Coding sequences:
- the nadD gene encoding nicotinate-nucleotide adenylyltransferase gives rise to the protein MTGRVGIMGGTFDPIHLGHLVCAEEALHAFALDEVVFVPTGAPWQKRDREVTGAERRYEMTRLATASNAAFRVARSEIEREGPTYTIDTLRDFHAEGGGKSSLFFITGADAIRRILTWKDPADVLALATFIAATRPGHELGGLDHLEESLRGSVRVLEIPALAISSTDIRERVRTGRPYRYLVPEPVAGYIARSGLYREEP
- a CDS encoding VWA domain-containing protein; this encodes MLERLQAFAAKLRDAGVPVSNHEMLVAAEALSHIDFSDRTQFKAALGAAMCRAPEHLDVFSALFDLFFSPSGDVALDVRGADPEDLDDADLIEAFVRELGEGTDAELRRLARALLDRLSDQAAGGFLLYRAVRFLDIDRLLARLTDDEAGDPLDAAVRTVAARSRVERLRRILEQEVRRRMVAERGPTEVADRLLRVPLPERDFATITSDEVAEVRRAVVNLARRLSTRLAKLRKQGARGRLDMRRTFRRSLSTGGVMIDPRFKVRSPSRPELVLLCDVSGSVAAFTRFTLLLVASLQVQFPRIRSFLFVDTVDEVTEMLKASDPSDAIPRALQTADVVWLDGHSDYGHALVEFHRRYLEAVTDRSHVVVLGDARSNYRNPQAWVMKSVAERAKRVWWLNPEARRHWDTGDSVIGAYAEHCDGVYECRNLRQLATFVEQLA